DNA from Deltaproteobacteria bacterium:
TACGGCGCCAGTGATCCATCGGACCAGGTCATCTTTCCCTACGAGGGGATGCAGCACGGCACCCTGTCGATGCGGTGTGTGCAGTTTGGCGTCAAATGAGGTTGGATAGCTTCGCAAGCAGATAGTGAGTGCCTATCCGATTGCGAAAAGTTACAACACTCTAAATCTCGTTTTTTATCGCGCAACTTTTAAGCAGAGTGGCACCGTGAAGCATTGGATCAGTAGAATCAACTCGTTCCTTTTTTTTGTTAGTTTGACCGTTGGCTGTGCCCGCCATGCAATTGCCGATACAGGTGATAACGTCGGCGCGCCGACGGGCAAACCATCACCGGCATTCCCCCTCACTACCAAGGGGCGTTGGATCGTCGACCAAAAGGGGCAGCGGGTCAAACTTCACGGCACCAACTGGTACGGAGGCTCTGACGGCTGGAGCGTGGTAGGAGGGCTTGACCACAACTCCGTGGCTAAAGTCGTTAAGCTTATCAGGGAGCTTGGCTTCAACTCGGTGCGCCTACCCTTTTCCAATGCGATGCTACATATGACGGAAACCTCAGCAGAGGCCATCAAAGCCAATCCGCAACTAGCAGGCAAATCCCCACTAGAAGTTTTTGATGCCACCGTCGCTGAACTCAGCGCGCAGGGTATCTATGTCGTTCTGAATAACCACACTACATCATCCGTTTGGTGCTGCGGCTGGGACACTAACGCTTTGTGGTTCAATGACGACCAAAGCACCGAGCAGTTCATGGCTGACTGGGAGGCGATCATTGCGCGTTATAAAAACAATCCGTGGGTCATTGGCGCCGATCTCCGTAATGAAATACGTTCGGGACCAACCGGCGAACCCAACTGGGGTCATGGTGACGACCGTGATTGGCACAAAATATCGGAAATTTTGGGCAATCGGCTCTTGCGCATCAACCCGGACCTGCTAATCATCGTCGAGGGCCTTAACTACGCCACTGACTTCTCGGGGCTGGCGACTAAACCGGTTCAGTTATCCTTGCCCAATCATGTCATTTACTCACCCCACAACTATTCATGGTTTGGTGGCGACCTCAAAAAGCTAAACTACGAATCGATGCGAGACGGCCTCGACAAAGGGTGGGGATTTATCTTCAAGGGGAAAAATGGTCTTCAAGCGCCGGTGTGGGTCAGTGAATTTGGCGCTGGCCCTAAAGACGATCCCAAGTGGCTCAACTACTTCGTCCGCTATCTTAGGGAAAATGACTTGGACTGGTGCATGTGGCCGCTAAATAACGGAGTGCGTGGTGGTAACGGTAGCGTCGAAGAGTGGGGCGTGATCACTCCCGATTGGCAGCGTCGTCTCACGGACTGGCGGACTAAGGTTTTGGATACGATTCAGAAATGAGGATCCTAGGCTACCTCTTGCACTAATTCATCCAAGTCCTCGGGGCCGACGACTGCGTAGTGCTTTGCTATTAGGTCGAATAAGTATTGACGCTGCTCGGCGCTGCTACCAACGATTCTAAATCCATGCTCGTACTGGCCATCGTCGGTGGTGCTATGCTGACTCCAGCGCACTTCGACAGTCAGTCTATCGACAAACTTTTCCTGCAGGTGGACCATCTGCTCCGGGTCTGCCAAAACTACATCCACCACCAGACGTGATTGCGGACCAAATTGCGTTCGGGCTAGAGCACGAAAACCAAATCGCGACAAATCGCAGACGGCGAATTCTACCTCCCCGCGTCTTAAAATGACTGTCCCACGCTGGCGTATTGCATACCGCTGATCTGAAAGTTTTATCCCCAACTGGTCAAAATACGCTGTTTCAGCCTGTCTTAATTCGGGACGGCGTTGTTTGAAGGGGTCGTATTCGTAGGCATGAACCA
Protein-coding regions in this window:
- a CDS encoding glycoside hydrolase family 5 protein, producing the protein MVSAYPIAKSYNTLNLVFYRATFKQSGTVKHWISRINSFLFFVSLTVGCARHAIADTGDNVGAPTGKPSPAFPLTTKGRWIVDQKGQRVKLHGTNWYGGSDGWSVVGGLDHNSVAKVVKLIRELGFNSVRLPFSNAMLHMTETSAEAIKANPQLAGKSPLEVFDATVAELSAQGIYVVLNNHTTSSVWCCGWDTNALWFNDDQSTEQFMADWEAIIARYKNNPWVIGADLRNEIRSGPTGEPNWGHGDDRDWHKISEILGNRLLRINPDLLIIVEGLNYATDFSGLATKPVQLSLPNHVIYSPHNYSWFGGDLKKLNYESMRDGLDKGWGFIFKGKNGLQAPVWVSEFGAGPKDDPKWLNYFVRYLRENDLDWCMWPLNNGVRGGNGSVEEWGVITPDWQRRLTDWRTKVLDTIQK